From a single Lolium rigidum isolate FL_2022 chromosome 7, APGP_CSIRO_Lrig_0.1, whole genome shotgun sequence genomic region:
- the LOC124679495 gene encoding uncharacterized protein LOC124679495: MPKSKNEGSSRDSERDTDIRLDFEGFSSCRPVKFASLDERPLQHENNGLKYYSLSRRLRNRKQQKRDIATDYVHLTCSGDTTANFNSSKLMNPKKHGKRSARTRGKNSTLWAGVRVTDTAAAYSLLQSNLTPQKGKAKNVQFQPTVFSGLNLHTRAQDFDLSSAKSALAALYGESKRDLSVEFAVKLLMDEIRLPKEAAEVENFFKRKMNSKKRHNSRTFRDSAKLQTS, encoded by the coding sequence GATCATCAAGAGATTCTGAACGTGATACAGATATCAGACTGGACTTTGAAGGATTTAGCAGCTGCAGGCCTGTAAAATTTGCTTCACTAGATGAGAGGCCCTTGCAACATGAGAACAATGGATTGAAATACTATAGCCTTTCTAGAAGGTTACGCAACCGAAAGCAACAAAAACGGGATATTGCAACTGACTATGTTCATTTAACTTGCTCAGGAGACACGACAGCAAATTTTAACAGCAGCAAACTTATGAATCCTAAGAAGCACGGAAAACGTTCAGCCCGCACTAGGGGAAAGAATTCAACACTGTGGGCTGGTGTTCGTGTGACTGATACTGCTGCTGCCTATTCTCTACTGCAGAGCAATCTTACTCCCCAGAAAGGCAAAGCAAAAAATGTACAGTTTCAGCCCACGGTATTCTCAGGTCTGAATCTACACACTAGGGCTCAAGATTTTGATCTTTCAAGTGCAAAATCTGCTTTGGCAGCTCTATATGGAGAGTCTAAACGAGATTTGAGCGTTGAGTTTGCTGTGAAACTCCTAATGGATGAAATTAGGCTGCCAAAGGAAGCTGCAGAAGTTGAAAATTTCTTCAAGCGGAAGATGAACAGTAAGAAAAGGCACAACAGCAGGACCTTCCGAGACTCGGCAAAGCTCCAAACATCTTAA